Sequence from the Vanacampus margaritifer isolate UIUO_Vmar chromosome 18, RoL_Vmar_1.0, whole genome shotgun sequence genome:
TTCATTATgcttattgtaaaaataaataaataaaataaaaataaataaataaataaataaaacaaaaaataaaataaaaataaataaataaaataaaaaataaataaataaataaataaataaataaataaaaagagagggagagagtgaCATCATTTTCCAGACCTTTAggatcaattgaaaaaaaaatgcatgcaagtCTGGATAGGGATTAAATTAAGTGTGATATATAATGTGAGACAAAGCATAGTAGAATGCGTAGCAGATCATTCAATACCTGCTGTGGGGTGTAGGCAGGTGGCGGTGGGCGAACCTCGGTCGGGTTCTCCGTGGCCGGATCAGCGTGTAGTGGCGGATCTGACGTAAGGAGCACCGGGCAACGAGCCAGAGGGGAGCCGGTGCTCTCCAAATCGGCGAGGAGGGCGTCTGTGTGGGAGAGACGGACTGTAAACCGGAATGGTCCAGGAAATGGGTGGAGTCTGCACAGATAATGTTTGTCAACAAAAGTCGCCAAGGTACTTCCTGGTGGCCGAATGTGGCAGAACTTGGTCCTTTCCTCTGAGTTACGACCACCAGGAAAGTACATGTGACATCACGGCCAGACTGAATTATAAGCACAGATTTGAAACACATGCATACGTAGATAGAAAGTAGAAGAAGCACATGCACAGACAGTTACGTACCAAAGACAACAATACGCGGACTGAGAGGGTAGTTAAGCGGCTCAGGCGCTCCTGAGGAGAAACGAGACAGCTTCACAACTTCGTACAAAACAACATGGAGGCACTTATAAGGCttcacaaatatttttcagCGGGCCAGACATGCCAGCGTGGAAaggatgcagaggaggaagagtATTTggcagtccattttttttattccattctaccccccccccccccccccccccccccatttttagcTTTGCAGCTGCATGACATCATCCACTCCACTGTGTACTAATGATTCATTACAAGCTCACTGGTTTGCATTAGTTCTTGAAGCCATCATAAATAATGTcaaactccatttttttttttttttacagagaggcacatcAGACATCCGTATCagcatttttgcttatttatgcTGCTTTAATACGGTGATAGGCTCAAACATTGTTGATAAACTCAAGACTTGGGAGCTgattgggtttgtttgtttaaatttgGCATAAAATCTGTAAAACTATTGTCATTTTCTGCACTTCTTACAAATATTGCAACATTTTTCCCTTCACAGAAATTGATCAAAGTTGTATAGCATACTATTTGGTTGTCATGATATATGCTGCAACAACGGGACGCTCTAAAGTGAACACTCCCATACCAATTTCCTGTTCGCATGTCAgactttttcataaaaaaaaaaataaaaaatcatgctCTTCTGTCTTCTCACCATATTGTGCACACACATGccagagttgtttttttattattattattattttggttccCCAGCCCCCTCACTCTTCAGTTTTTCTCTTTGTGCACTCATGGCATACAATGAGGctctctaaagcagccacgtcAGACCAAAGCCTTTGTCCACACACTGGCTGTCATGTCAGAGGGTTTTCCCCCCTCCTCGTTCTTTGCCCTTCTCTCTGGGATGTGCGTGCACTCATGGCCTACAACggggcactctaaagcagcatCACCCTGAAAGCATTCGTTGACTATCAAGTcagacaataataaaataataataaaatttaaaaaatccgcCCTCTTCACTCTTTCTCTGTGTGACATGCAtgcactcatggctgacaatgagacgctctaaagtggccacggcagcgaaaggaaaaaaattattttctgggTATAAGGATAGCTAGCGAATAAAAATGAATGCTTCTGAACGTTAGCAAATCATTCCCAACTCCTActccaaatttttatttaattcatgaaTGTTTGAGCGCTATTAAAATCATTTCGGTGTTCAATACAAACGACGTTCCTCCCGCCATTGCTCATCGACCCAGGATGATTCACAGTCCTGGTACGAGTGTGTGGCGAGGATCATGTGCATAATCTacaccccccccaccacccccccgcTCCTGCTCCCTCTTACACACATTCAGTCTGCTCATATAAGGAGGTAAAATTCTCCCAAAGGGAATTATGCCCATATTTAGAGCGGGCCCATCCAAATTGTTTGTCTTGGCCGCGGCTGCAAGCTTCCTCTCTCAACACATTAACTCACAACAGTACATATTTGGGAGGAAAAGAGCATAAAGTGGACCAAACATGGCCACGACGAGCCAGCCTGACCGCCCAATCTAATCCAGATGTGCAGTTTCGCATGGCTGCATCCTTGTGGCACtccaaaaaaacagacacaaggAGAAGAATAgtgccaaaataataaaaaaaggtccAATTCTATTCTCATAGAGCTGTGTGGGTTTTTGTTGGGTGAAGTAGTAGCTCGGCCTTGGGCTATTTACGGGTACAGTCCTCCCCACCTTCTCATTATGCTTTTCGGGAACAAGAGGAAGCGTCTTGGAAATACGATTTTATCTCCGTCCGTCATATCGTCATTATTTCGAAAAACTGCATTAAGAGCGCGTGCACACCACACAGAGCTCCGCAAGACAAAGAGCAGCTGGACGTGAGTGATCACAAACCATCATTGGACTCCCAActttgtcaacacacacacaaacattgctgTCTTACATGGTAGCTTGTGGAAGAAAAAATCAAGCAACCAGCAGACAGCACAGAGCTGATTTCCTGCAGGACAGCCCAAAAATAAAGATCCCCTTCCacacagctttaaaaaaaaaaaaaaacacacacacactctcactaCTTACCCAAATCCTCCATGGTGGAACACCCCAGCTTGGatcctatgtgtgtgtgtgtgctattgTCTGGCTGCAATAACTTCTCATGCACCGTTATTCGCCCAcacaggaggaagaggagaggaggGCGTcccgtctgtttttttttttttttcacttactCCTTCCCACTTCCTGTGTAATGCCTCCTCGCAGTCGGGAAGGCGTTAACTGAAAGGGGGGGGAATGCGGTTCCCAGCCCGCATTCCCTGGACACATGACGTCACCGCATGACTAGCTGGAGGGAAGACATTCCCGGTCTGAGGGGGACAAATTGAGTTTAAGTGGCAGTGCATGCGAGCTGCGCAAACTCCTGTCAGGAAAAACGTGCATTTATGTCTTCACGTGAAGTAAATTAAGGGCTTCGAGtcggatgcccccccccccccctcgcatTAAATTTCAAAAGTCCGTGAACAAAATAGCTACGGTGTTttctaaaaatatacaaaataccAAATAGCTGCCTTGACAAATAActtacaaattattttcttgttgttgttgaatgttAGTCATAATGGTGATACATGAAGAGCTATATTTTTTCGTAGcgttgtcaaagttaaagctttaactccgCAGTTAAtcttttaactttgacagcacaattattattattttttttgtagtatttgCTGCAAAAAGTTTCTAACCACTGATAAGAGGAAGATCGTGTCACTCACTCACTTCACAAGCCCGTTATTCATATCAACCGGAAAACAAGTACTTGTTCTTGTCCAGTTAGCATAACAGCTAGCACAGCTAGCATGCACTCGAGCTAATAGCATTAACTTACAACCGTCACGGTAATTAGAGTATAACTCAAATTAAATTagtattcaaataaaattaaaattgtaaaggatttttttttttcaggtgccATAAAAAATTGCACCAAAGAGAAAAACACGACAAATAAATTTACCAATGGTTATTGAGCTATACcactgggcgttattttattttgaaatggcttggtcagaaccaacaaaaagccaaaaaatggtcaaataacgcccaggggttaatggattattttcttttttttttatggaagtttccttttttttttttatacttggaAGATGAAAATGTGCTTTCAAAATCACCATGAAtggaatactttttttaaatttttttataaatacctGTACACATGAATGGGATTTCTCTCTTAAAAAATTGGTCCTAAACCACATGATTATTTTAGTTAAGACTAAATCCCAGTTTCTTTAACATCTTGGTGGGTGGGGAGAGTATTTGATAAAGCCTGCCATGCAATCTGATAAGAAAAGTTCCCAACACTcaattgttgactttttttttttttttactttactgcTTCCTCACAGAAGACTATAATCTCGGCGTCCAGTCCCGGGTACAGCCTATACCTGTAACCCAAAGTCGGCCGGGATAGACCGTAGCTTACCTGTGACCAAATGCTCTAGAAAACAGTTAAATTCTAAAACAGACGTCTTTGCATTGACTTTAAAATGTTCCACTAGTAAAATATTTCAGAGAAGAaagacaaaagtgtaaaaaaacaaaaatggaaaacctTTAATTAAGCAAGCTCACAGTTACAGGGTATTTTTGTGGGGAAAGGTGCCGCAAAAGGATGACGTGTGACGGAACAATTTCCAGAagtttgtgacaaaaaaaaatctccgaAAAGAACCTTTCTCTGGTGTCCGAGAGGTACCCGCCGCCTTTGGTTTCAACAGTGacgacacgcgcacacacacacaaaaaaaacaaaaaacagatgacaataacttcaaaaaaaattattttcctgGGAGGGACACAAGAAATCAGACAAACATAACTGGAAGACATGACATAAGGAAACTAGAACAGGTTCATCCGTTTGTGTGACGATAAAGCCCTCGGGTCATGCAGTTTGCCCATTTACACACCACAATCCTTACCACCCATGCAGGTTACTTCTAAAAAGGACTACGACACTTTCAGTTTCTCCaaaaatattaatgaaaataattagaatatatcgcacgcacacatacatacattccCACTTTTCAAACCAAGGAGTAGAACCCAAGTGGAAATCATATTTACCTAAAAACCTGACACGTGAAGCCAAttgggaggaggggggagggggggctgcGATGATAGCATGAAGGTAACATGGACGGGCGCGGTTACCCCGAATGTCCCCGTTCATCAACTGAAATGAAACTACATATCCTCCACCccactacttcttcttcttcttcactgcAGTTAATCCACACACCCCCAACCCATACCCTACTTCCACAATTGCGATGCCTggcggagggagggggggggggggcgcgcaTCACTGCACGGCTTGTTCATTGGCAGTGCTACCGGAGTCCTGAGGCTTCATCACATCGGGGAGCTCTGGGGGGCTGGAGAAGGCCTCGACGTGCAGCTGCTCAAACATCTCATCTGGGTTGGGGCACAGGAAACGCACGCGTTAAATAACGAGGCTTCAAGTTGTTTATAATCGCAGCGTTATTTTTGGAaagtctgttagcttaatgctagcagcGTCAAtttatgaaatgaatgaaagtaGCATCAATGTGTGGTAATTATGAACCTTAAAACAagtattttaaacaaatgataGGTCAATACAACAATACTTGCaggcatattttctttatcctctgcgaagaatgaCTATTAATACCACAGTTAACAGCGTCaatttatgaaattaatgaaagTAGCATAAATGTGAGGTAATTATGAACCTTAAAACAagtattttaaacaaatgataTGTCAATACAACAATACTCGCaggcatattttctttatcctctgcgaagaatgaCTATTAATACCACAGTTAACAGCGTCAAtttatgaaatgaaagaaagtaGCATCAATGTGTGGTAATTATGAaccttaaaacaagcattttaaacaaatgataGGTCAATACAACAATACTTGCaggcatattttctttatcctctgcgaagaatgaCTATTAATACCACAGTTAACAGCGTCAAtttatgaaatgaatgaaagtaGCATAAATGTGTGGTAATTATGAACCTTAAAACAagtattttaaacaaatgataGGTCAATACAACAATACTTGCaggcatattttctttatcctctgcgaagaatgaCTATTAATACCACAGTTAACAGCGTCaatttatgaaattaatgaaagTAGCATAAATGTGAGGTAATTATGAACCTTAAAACAagtattttaaacaaatgataTGTCAATACAACAATACTTGCaggcatattttctttatcctctgcgaagaatgaCTATTAATACCACAGTTAACAGCTAACAGCGTCAATTTATCAAATTAATGAAAGTAGCATAAATTTGTGATAATTATGAACCttaaaataagtattttaaacaaatgataTGTCAATACAACAATACTTGCaggcatattttctttatcctctgcgaagattATACAATACCGTAGCTtacttacagtagttgtgaaactcctCGTTTGGGTCTGTGTTAAGGGATACTTTTAAACTGTGTTTTAATACGTTTGAAGGTATTCCGAGCGGGAGAACAACCGACACATTTGGATTATGATGACATCATTACGTaccaaatgtaatttttttttctgttcgaAATGCAAAGCTTTTTTGTAGGAATTGAAACTTAACAGGAAGAGAGCAAAGTTTCATGcggaacacaaaaaaagtacaaatgtttGGAGTTGGGTCCCATCAGGCTGTGAACATTAACATACATCGATTTTCATCTGTTTGACTGACTttcacattttgacacttttcTCACTGTTAACTCACCACTGACTCGAAAAGCCAGACCAACTGTACCCGGTGCTTGCGGTCTGGCAGTCTGGTTGGTGAATCCGCTGTCTCCCAGAGTTTTGCTGTCCTCTAGCAACTGGTCGTCCTGTGAAGTCACAGCGGAAATTAGTCACCGAATTCTTCAAGTGGTTGTTTATATGACGGTCAATTCACTTTGTAGAGCCGCTGGTCTTCGGGTGGTCTCTTTAGAATTCCTTCGACGATACGCTTTAGTTCATAGACTGTGGTGGACTCCTTGGCATCTGTGAAGATGGTGGTCTTGTGACGCCGGATCATTAGGAACACATCCTGAAGTGGGGACACATGAGATTGAAACCAAATTGCAAACtatttacgttgattatggtcAAAGAAACAACACATCATCAGCAACGTGGAGCCttaaatgtattgatttcaCAAATTCTACCAGGATATGCATGCTTATTCTATGTGATGGGTGCAGATAAAAAGatatcctgaaaaaaaaagttgacaatgctttcaaataacaaattaaGGAGGCCAAACACGAGCATTGCGAAACACTGTAATTATAAGTCGAGTAGGAAATTCATCCGATTTCCGGAAAGCAACCACAGTTTCTGGCATTAATCCAATTGCGAGCTAAATGTTGACAATCGGCTCACCAATACACAAAAACATCTTTTGTGAGTGATGTTTACTAACGCCAAAAATAAACTCCTGCGCTTCATTTGCCCCTATTTCCATCGGCTAAGTTTTTAACTGGACTCAAATGACATCACCCCTAAGGTTAGCCGGCTAAGTTACCTCGCTATCTTTGTAAATGGGAAGCCCGATGCTAACATAGCAAATGTAGCATAAGATCGCTATTAAAGACCTTGATCGCCTATTTTAATCACCAACAGCGTCGTAATTTTGATGCCGACTAATGAAGGTTTATCTCCGTTATCTAAGTAGGGACTCAAATGACAAAAACGTGATGAAAACAACCCACTTACCATCTCAAGTTATCAGCTAGCTAGCCCGATGCGCCAGCCCAGTAGTGCAGCAGAAGCCCTGGACTCACTGCGCATGTGCGGCTTTACGACAGATTACATGTGTACTTTTGTATTCACGAAATCTCAGTGCGCGTCACTACGTATGTTTTATATCTGAATTTGGCGCGAGCTCGTTTCGAACGTCGACTACGTGTAAACCCACTGTAGTTCTAGTCAGGACACGCCCATCTAAATACATGATTGGCTGAAGTTAGCCAATTAAAGCGCACGCCGGTCATGTTTTCAGCCAATGATGTGGCAGCGGCGAGTGTCCTGCCGAGAATTCCAGTGGGATAGATACTCACGCGATACGTCACTTCACTTCACATTCACAACTTGCTCGACTGTCTGAGGAGGACTGGATGGGCGTCTAAGTTTGTTTGGAATACATTTTGTTCGTATTTACAGGATTATGGTCagtataaaatgttatttacatGTGCACACACTGAATGAACCATAAAAAGTCGTTTACGTTTATGTGGACACTAAAATCTAAACTTTGCTACACTGTACGGAACAAGCTAGCGCGGGTGAACGTTTGTAACTCCTTTTTCAGCCTTAAATTTACGCAGTAGTTAAATTTTGGAAATATTATCGTGTGTATTTTTTAGTTGTTCTTGAACAGA
This genomic interval carries:
- the LOC144038464 gene encoding elongin-B-like; translation: MDVFLMIRRHKTTIFTDAKESTTVYELKRIVEGILKRPPEDQRLYKDDQLLEDSKTLGDSGFTNQTARPQAPGTVGLAFRVSDEMFEQLHVEAFSSPPELPDVMKPQDSGSTANEQAVQ